From Glycine soja cultivar W05 chromosome 4, ASM419377v2, whole genome shotgun sequence, the proteins below share one genomic window:
- the LOC114409441 gene encoding pentatricopeptide repeat-containing protein At1g11290, chloroplastic-like produces the protein MNMQLFALCPLPFGANTNTNTKYSKTTTTTTSFYQSNSIPTRVYSHRHPSVVLLENCTSKKELYQILPFIIKNGFYNEHLFQTKVISLFCKFGSNSEAARVFEHVELKLDVLYHIMLKGYAKNSSLGDALRFFLRMMCDEVRLVVGDYACLLQLCGENLDLKKGREIHGLIITNGFESNLFVMTAVMSLYAKCRQIDNAYKMFERMQHKDLVSWTTLVAGYAQNGHAKRALQLVLQMQEAGQKPDSVTLVSILPAVADMKALRIGRSIHGYAFRSGFESLVNVTNALLDMYFKCGSARIARLVFKGMRSKTVVSWNTMIDGCAQNGESEEAFATFLKMLDEGEVPTRVTMMGVLLACANLGDLERGWFVHKLLDKLKLDSNVSVMNSLISMYSKCKRVDIAASIFNNLEKTNVTWNAMILGYAQNGCVKEALNLFCMMQSQGIKLDCFTLVGVITALADFSVNRQAKWIHGLAVRTCMDNNVFVSTALVDMYAKCGAIKTARKLFDMMQERHVITWNAMIDGYGTHGVGKETLDLFNEMQKGAVKPNDITFLSVISACSHSGFVEEGLLLFKSMQEDYYLEPTMDHYSAMVDLLGRAGRLDDAWNFIQEMPIKPGISVLGAMLGACKIHKNVELGEKAAHKLFKLDPDEGGYHVLLANIYASNSMWDKVDKVRTAMEDKGLHKTPGCSWVELRNEIHTFYSGSTNHPESKTIYAFLETLGDEIKAAGYVPDPDSIHDVEEDVKKQLLSSHSERLAIAFGLLNTSPGTTLHIRKNLRVCGDCHDTTKYISLVTGREIIVRDLRRFHHFKNGSCSCGDYW, from the coding sequence ATGAACATGCAGCTCTTTGCTCTATGCCCTTTACCCTTTGGGGCCAACACAAATACCAACACAAAGTACTCCAAAACTACCACAACAACAACCTCTTTCTACCAAAGTAATTCCATTCCTACCCGAGTATATAGCCATAGGCACCCTTCAGTTGTACTCTTAGAAAACTGCACTTCTAAGAAGGAGCTTTATCAAATCCTTCCCTTTATCATCAAAAACGGTTTCTACAATGAGCACTTGTTTCAGACGAAGGTTATCAGCTTGTTCTGTAAATTTGGCAGCAATAGTGAAGCAGCTCGTGTCTTTGAGCATGTTGAGCTCAAGCTCGATGTGCTTTACCACATTATGCTAAAAGGGTATGCAAAAAACTCGAGTTTAGGTGATGCCTTGCGCTTCTTCCTTAGGATGATGTGTGATGAGGTTAGACTTGTTGTGGGTGATTATGCTTGCCTGTTGCAATTGTGTGGAGAGAATTTGGACCTCAAAAAGGGTAGAGAGATTCATGGACTGATCATAACTAATGGGTTTGAGTCCAATTTGTTTGTCATGACTGCTGTTATGAGTTTATATGCCAAGTGTAGGCAGATTGATAATGCGTATAAGATGTTCGAGAGAATGCAGCATAAGGATTTGGTTTCTTGGACAACATTGGTTGCAGGATATGCACAGAATGGACATGCAAAGAGAGCATTGCAGTTGGTTTTGCAGATGCAGGAAGCTGGCCAAAAGCCTGATTCTGTCACGTTGGTCAGTATTTTACCGGCGGTTGCAGATATGAAGGCTTTGAGAATTGGAAGGTCTATTCATGGTTATGCTTTCAGATCAGGATTTGAATCACTGGTTAATGTTACAAATGCACTTCTTGATATGTACTTCAAATGTGGGTCTGCAAGGATTGCAAGGTTGGTTTTTAAGGGGATGAGGAGTAAGACTGTTGTTTCATGGAATACCATGATTGATGGTTGTGCCCAAAATGGTGAATCTGAAGAAGCCTTTGCAACTTTTCTAAAGATGTTGGATGAAGGGGAGGTACCTACACGTGTTACAATGATGGGAGTTTTACTTGCTTGCGCTAATTTGGGTGATCTTGAAAGAGGGTGGTTTGTTCATAAATTATTGGACAAGCTGAAACTTGATTCTAATGTGTCAGTAATGAACTCTTTAATATCCATGTATTCTAAATGCAAGAGAGTTGATATAGCAGCCTCGATATTTAACAATTTGGAGAAAACAAATGTCACTTGGAATGCCATGATATTAGGCTACGCACAAAATGGGTGTGTGAAGGAGGCTTTAAATCTATTCTGTATGATGCAATCTCAAGGCATTAAACTTGATTGTTTTACTTTAGTTGGTGTAATTACTGCTCTTGCAGATTTCTCAGTCAACCGCCAGGCTAAGTGGATTCATGGACTTGCAGTAAGAACTTGTATGGACAACAATGTCTTTGTTTCCACTGCTCTTGTGGACATGTATGCAAAATGTGGAGCCATCAAAACTGCAAGAAAGCTTTTCGACATGATGCAAGAGAGACATGTGATAACATGGAATGCAATGATAGATGGATATGGGACACATGGCGTAGGGAAAGAAACTCTAGATCTCTTCAATGAGATGCAGAAGGGAGCTGTTAAGCCAAATGATATAACATTTTTGTCTGTAATTTCAGCTTGTAGTCACTCAGGTTTTGTGGAAGAAGGTCTCTTGCTCTTCAAAAGCATGCAGGAAGATTATTACTTGGAGCCTACTATGGATCACTATAGTGCCATGGTTGATCTCCTTGGTCGTGCTGGCCGGCTAGATGATGCTTGGAATTTCATCCAAGAGATGCCCATCAAACCAGGGATTTCTGTTCTAGGTGCAATGTTGGGTGCTTGCAAAATCCATAAAAATGTAGAATTGGGAGAGAAGGCTGCACACAAACTATTTAAGTTAGACCCCGATGAGGGAGGGTATCATGTGTTGCTTGCCAATATTTATGCCTCTAATTCAATGTGGGATAAAGTAGACAAGGTGAGAACAGCCATGGAAGATAAGGGGCTCCACAAAACTCCAGGCTGCAGTTGGGTGGAGTTGAGAAATGAAATTCATACATTCTACTCAGGAAGTACTAATCATCCAGAATCCAAAACAATTTATGCTTTTCTTGAGACTCTTGGAGATGAGATAAAAGCTGCAGGTTATGTACCTGACCCCGATTCAATTCATGATGTGGAAGAAGACGTGAAGAAACAATTGCTCAGTAGCCATAGTGAAAGGCTTGCTATTGCATTTGGACTTCTGAATACAAGCCCTGGCACAACATTACACATTAGAAAAAATCTTAGAGTTTGTGGTGATTGCCATGATACCACTAAGTACATTTCACTTGTGACAGGGAGAGAAATTATAGTTCGTGATTTACGTAGGTTTCATCATTTTAAGAATGGAAGCTGTTCTTGTGGGGATTACTGGTGA